A single region of the Anaerolineae bacterium genome encodes:
- a CDS encoding Ribosome small subunit-stimulated GTPase EngC, producing MRGRLKKGPRLGDVAAIGDWVKLTLLPDGSGMIEEIEPRLRTLSRKAPTPQGEYEQIIIANPDQAVLVFACAQPEPRLGMLDRYLVICERQGIPALILVNKVDLLPLEHAQQTFDLYRGLGYGVLYVSAKTGYSLETLHEHLKGKISVFTGPSGVGKSTLLKCLLPEWEREIAEVRRRVYKGRHTTVRREMHPLPEGGYVADTPGLKALALWDIEPEELDGYFVEIRELVKECAFSDCTHLHEPGCSVRQAVEEGKIHPSRYQSYLRLRFGEEGDEIRV from the coding sequence TTGCGGGGTAGATTGAAAAAGGGCCCGCGGCTGGGAGATGTTGCCGCCATTGGCGATTGGGTGAAGCTCACGCTTCTGCCTGATGGCAGTGGCATGATCGAAGAAATCGAGCCACGTCTTCGCACCCTCTCCCGAAAAGCTCCAACCCCTCAGGGAGAATACGAACAAATTATTATTGCGAATCCAGATCAGGCTGTCCTGGTTTTCGCTTGTGCTCAGCCTGAACCACGTTTGGGGATGTTAGACCGCTACCTGGTCATTTGTGAGAGACAGGGCATTCCAGCGTTAATCCTGGTGAATAAAGTGGATTTGCTCCCTTTGGAACACGCCCAGCAGACATTTGATCTGTATCGTGGATTGGGTTATGGGGTCCTTTATGTGTCGGCAAAAACTGGTTATAGCTTAGAGACCTTGCACGAGCATTTGAAGGGGAAAATTTCAGTGTTTACTGGCCCTTCAGGGGTTGGCAAATCCACGCTCTTAAAGTGTCTGTTACCCGAGTGGGAGCGGGAGATTGCAGAGGTGCGGCGGCGAGTGTATAAGGGACGGCATACAACCGTGAGGCGGGAAATGCATCCTTTACCTGAGGGCGGCTATGTGGCAGATACCCCCGGCTTGAAAGCCCTGGCGTTATGGGATATCGAACCAGAAGAGCTGGATGGCTATTTTGTCGAAATACGCGAGCTGGTTAAGGAATGCGCTTTCAGCGATTGCACTCACCTGCACGAACCAGGCTGTAGCGTAAGGCAGGCAGTGGAGGAAGGCAAAATTCACCCCTCCCGCTATCAATCCTATCTTCGCCTGCGCTTTGGTGAGGAGGGTGACGAAATCAGGGTATAA
- a CDS encoding Cell division protein FtsI [Peptidoglycan synthetase]: MEVRVTKAPQPDVTARRFLEAWKNDDYSTMYQLLTALSKDAISEEEFVQHYRGIASEVALEKVDYSILSALVSSPRSAQVSYRVTLRSALVGDITRDTLMNLSRENGEWRIQWNDTLVLPELVGGNYLAMERYVPGRGNIYDREGSALAAQSEVTAIGLVPGQILPEQSEQLFSVLVSLLGIRAEDLQTRLAAFPPGSDWYLPLGEVPSSEVARRYDTLASLSGVQLSPYKARYYFEGGIAPHVVGYVSTIQAEKVDEYLRQGYRRDERVGQMGLEKWGEEYLSGKRGGALYVISEQGQPVTRLAEVQAEPAQSIYTTLNKDLQIGVQRAISGFRGAIVVLERDTGRVLAMASSPTFDPNAFEPSNFNSYTLLNEIFSDPNRPYLNRASQGLYPLGSTFKIITMAAALETGQYSAESTYNCGYFFEEIPGVRLNDWTYERFLQDGKTQPSGLLTLPQGLIRSCNPFFWHIGLSLYRAGFTTAVTDMARSFGLGKPTGIEGVEEESGQIPVPASEIDATNQAIGQGNMLVTPLQAAAFVAAVGNGGTLYQPQVVEKIVSIDGTETRQFTPKINGQLAVTPENLRIIQEAMRGVVASNNPYGTAWHRFTGLDLNVAGKTGTAESGSGKPHAWFIGYTFENRPNKPDIAVAVVVENVGEGSEYAAPIFRRVIELYFYGQPGKLYPWESTYYITSTPTPEGFETPTPEPTLPQPPSP, translated from the coding sequence GTGGAAGTGCGGGTAACCAAAGCCCCTCAGCCTGATGTTACTGCGCGGCGGTTTTTGGAAGCCTGGAAAAACGATGATTATTCCACCATGTATCAACTGTTGACTGCCCTCAGCAAGGATGCCATTTCAGAGGAAGAGTTTGTCCAACATTATCGAGGCATTGCTTCTGAAGTAGCGTTGGAAAAAGTCGATTATTCCATCCTCTCCGCCCTGGTTTCCAGCCCACGGAGTGCTCAGGTCAGCTATCGCGTCACGTTGCGCAGTGCTTTGGTTGGCGATATCACCCGTGATACGCTAATGAATCTCAGCCGCGAGAATGGTGAATGGCGTATTCAATGGAATGACACCCTGGTCTTACCGGAGTTGGTTGGGGGGAACTATCTGGCAATGGAACGCTATGTGCCAGGGCGAGGGAACATATATGACCGCGAAGGCAGCGCCCTGGCAGCTCAAAGCGAGGTAACTGCCATTGGACTTGTGCCGGGTCAGATTTTGCCGGAACAATCTGAACAACTCTTTTCTGTGCTGGTCAGCTTGCTTGGCATTCGGGCTGAAGACTTGCAAACCCGTCTGGCTGCTTTCCCACCCGGTTCGGACTGGTATTTGCCTTTGGGAGAAGTTCCTTCTTCTGAAGTTGCGCGACGCTATGACACGCTTGCCAGCCTGAGCGGCGTGCAGCTCTCGCCTTATAAAGCCCGCTATTACTTTGAAGGGGGAATTGCCCCACATGTCGTGGGTTATGTCAGCACCATTCAGGCTGAAAAAGTGGATGAATATTTGCGCCAAGGCTACCGGCGAGACGAACGGGTAGGACAGATGGGTTTGGAAAAATGGGGTGAGGAATATCTGTCGGGCAAGCGCGGCGGGGCTTTGTATGTGATCAGCGAGCAAGGGCAACCGGTCACCCGTCTGGCGGAAGTGCAGGCAGAGCCAGCTCAATCCATCTACACAACCCTTAACAAAGATCTCCAAATCGGCGTTCAGCGCGCCATCAGCGGCTTTCGCGGCGCAATTGTGGTTTTGGAGCGCGACACCGGTCGGGTTTTGGCAATGGCCTCTTCTCCAACTTTTGATCCCAATGCCTTCGAGCCGAGCAACTTTAACAGTTACACTTTGCTCAATGAAATCTTCAGTGACCCCAACCGCCCTTATCTCAATCGGGCAAGTCAAGGGTTGTATCCGTTGGGGTCTACTTTTAAGATCATCACCATGGCGGCCGCTTTGGAGACCGGTCAGTATTCGGCTGAATCAACCTACAACTGCGGCTATTTCTTTGAAGAAATTCCCGGTGTGCGTCTAAACGATTGGACATACGAGCGTTTTCTTCAGGATGGCAAGACTCAGCCCAGTGGTCTGTTGACCTTGCCGCAGGGATTAATCCGTTCTTGCAATCCCTTCTTCTGGCATATCGGTTTGAGCCTGTATCGAGCTGGCTTTACTACCGCTGTTACGGACATGGCACGCAGTTTTGGTTTGGGGAAACCTACCGGCATCGAAGGCGTTGAAGAAGAGAGTGGGCAAATTCCTGTTCCTGCCAGCGAGATTGACGCCACCAATCAAGCCATTGGACAGGGGAATATGCTGGTCACTCCGTTGCAGGCGGCAGCTTTTGTCGCTGCTGTAGGAAACGGTGGCACTTTATACCAACCCCAGGTGGTTGAAAAAATCGTCTCGATTGACGGCACAGAAACCCGCCAGTTTACTCCCAAAATCAACGGGCAACTGGCAGTGACGCCCGAGAACCTGAGGATTATCCAGGAAGCAATGCGCGGCGTGGTCGCCAGCAATAACCCTTACGGAACAGCCTGGCATCGCTTTACCGGGTTAGATCTCAACGTGGCTGGAAAGACGGGCACAGCCGAGTCGGGCTCCGGAAAACCGCATGCCTGGTTTATCGGTTATACCTTTGAGAACCGACCGAATAAGCCCGATATTGCTGTGGCGGTGGTGGTTGAGAACGTGGGGGAGGGCTCTGAGTATGCTGCCCCGATTTTCCGGCGCGTGATTGAACTCTATTTTTATGGTCAACCCGGAAAGCTCTACCCTTGGGAGTCAACCTATTACATCACCAGCACTCCAACTCCGGAAGGGTTTGAGACACCTACTCCAGAACCTACCCTGCCTCAGCCGCCATCTCCGTAA
- a CDS encoding nucleotidyltransferase encodes MQADREKIKHLQERLNPIFRRYSIRKAILFGSFARGEQTRHSDVDLIVIQDTTVPFLKRYEPILAELNQAVGDHPVEALIYTPQEIEHIQHRPFIRQALPEGIVLYEQE; translated from the coding sequence ATGCAGGCTGACAGGGAAAAAATCAAGCATCTTCAGGAAAGGCTCAACCCGATTTTTCGGCGCTATTCCATCCGAAAAGCAATCCTCTTCGGGTCTTTCGCGCGCGGCGAGCAAACTCGTCACAGCGATGTAGATCTGATTGTCATACAAGATACGACTGTCCCGTTTCTCAAACGATACGAGCCGATATTGGCTGAATTGAATCAGGCGGTTGGTGATCATCCCGTGGAAGCCCTGATCTATACTCCCCAGGAGATCGAACACATTCAACATCGCCCTTTTATCCGCCAGGCTTTACCAGAAGGAATCGTCCTTTATGAGCAAGAGTAA